The following proteins come from a genomic window of Dreissena polymorpha isolate Duluth1 chromosome 1, UMN_Dpol_1.0, whole genome shotgun sequence:
- the LOC127836943 gene encoding uncharacterized protein DDB_G0271670-like has product SSSSSSSSSSSSSISSSSSSSSSSCSSSSRSSNSSSSSSRSSSSSSSSSTSSSSRSSRTSSSNSSRSSSSSSSSRSRSSSSSSCSSSSRSSNSSSSSSSSSSSSSSSSTSSNSRSSRTSSSNSSRSSSSSSSSSSSSSSSSSSSSSSSSSSSSRSSNSSSSSSSSSSSSSSSSTSSSSRSCRTSSSNSSRSSSSSSSRSRSRSSSSSSCSSSSRSSNSSSSSSSSSSSSSSSSTSSNSRSSRTSSSNSSRSSSSSSSSRSRSSSSSRSSSSSSSNSSSSSNSSSSSSSSSSSSSSSSSSSSSSSSSSSSSSSSSSSSSSNSSSSSSSSSSSSSSSSSSSSR; this is encoded by the exons agtagtagtagtagtagtagtagtagtagtagtagtagtattagtagtagtagtagtagtagtagtagtagttgtagtagtagtagtagaagtagtaatagtagtagtagtagtagtagaagtagtagtagtagtagtagtagcagcaccagcagtagtagtagaagtagtagaactagtagcagtaatagtagtagaagtagtagtagtagtagtagtagtagaagcagaagtagtagtagtagtagttgtagtagtagtagtagaagtagtaatagtagtagtagtagtagtagtagtagtagtagtagtagtagcagcagcaccagcagtaatagtagaagtagtagaactagtagtagtaatagtagtagaagtagtagtagtagtagtagtagtagtagtagtagtagtagtagtagtagtagtagtagtagtagtagtagtagtagtagtagtagaagtagtaatagtagtagtagtagtagtagtagtagtagtagtagtagtagtagcagcaccagcagtagtagtagaagttgtagaactagtagcagtaatagtagtagaagtagtagtagtagtagtagtagaagtagaagcagaagtagtagtagtagtagttgtagtagtagtagtagaagtagtaatagtagtagtagtagtagtagtagtagtagtagtagtagtagcagcagcaccagcagtaatagtagaagtagtagaactagtagtagtaatagtagtagaagtagtagtagtagtagtagtagtagaagcagaagtagtagtagtagtcgtagtagtagtagtagtagtagtaatagtagtagtagtagtaatagtagtagtagtagtagtagtagtagtagtagtagtagtagtagtagtagtagtagtagtagtagtagtagtagtagtagtagtagtagtagtagtagtagtagtagtagtagtaa tagtagtagtagtagtagtagtagtagtagtagtagtagtagtagtagtagtagtagtagtaga